A segment of the Streptomyces sp. ITFR-21 genome:
AGGACCGGGCGTGCGGGAGTGTGAGGGGGTGTCAGAGTGCGCGGGGACGCGCGCGGGGAGTGCCGACCGCGATCAGACGGCGGCCTTATCGTGGGACTTGCGCCAGCGGATGCCCGCTTCGATGAAACCGTCGATGTCGCCGTCGAGGACGCCGTGCGGGTTACCGACCTCGTGGTCGGTGCGCAGGTCCTTGACCATCTGGTACGGGTGCAGGACGTACGAACGCATCTGGTTGCCCCAGGAGTTGCCGCCGTCGCTCTTGCCGAGGGAGTCCATCAGGGCCTGCTCCTCCTGGCGGCGGCGTTCGAGCAGCTTGGCCTGCAGGACGTTCATCGCGCTCGCCTTGTTCTGGATCTGCGAGCGCTCGTTCTGACAGGAGACGACGATGCCGGTGGGCAGGTGGGTGATGCGGACCGCGGAGTCGGTGGTGTTGACGCCCTGGCCGCCGGGGCCGGAGGCGCGGTACACGTCGATACGGAGTTCGGACTCGTCGATCTCGACGTGGTCGGACTGCTCCACCACCGGCAGGACCTCGACACCGGCGAAGGACGTCTGGCGGCGGCCCTGGTTGTCGAAGGGGGAGATGCGCACCAGGCGGTGGGTGCCCTGTTCGACGGAGAGGGTGCCGTAGGCGTAGGGGGCCTTGACCACGAAGGTGGTGGACTTGATGCCGGCCTCTTCCGCGTACGAGGTCTCGTAGACCTCTGTCGCGTAGCCGTGGCGCTCGGCCCAGCGCAGGTACATCCGCTGGAGCTGCTCGGCGAAGTCGGCGGCGTCGACGCCGCCGGCCTCGGCGCGGATGTTGACCAGCGCCTCGCGGGCGTCGTACTCGCCGGACAGCAGGGTGCGGACCTCCATCTCGTCCAGCGCCTTGCGCACCGACTCCAGCTCGGCCTCGGCCTCGGCCTGGGCGTCGGCGTCGGCTTCGCTCTCGGCGAGCTCGAAGAGGACGGACAGGTCGTCGATCCGGCCGCGCAGGGCCTCGACCTTGCGCAGCTCGGCCTGGAGGTGCGAGAGCCGGCTGGTGATCTTCTGCGCGCTCTCCGGGTCGTCCCACAGCGACGGGACGGCGGCCTGCTCCTCCAGCGCGGCGATGTCGGCCCGCATCCGGTCGAGGTCGAGGACGGCCTCGATCGACCCCATGGTCGAGGACAGGGACTTCAGCTCTTCGGACACATCGACGATCGCCACGCGTCCAGCCTACCGGCTGGGCCGACCGACCCGGGTCCCGTCGTCCACAGGTAATCCGCCGGCTGTGCGACCGGCCGGCGCCGGCCGCGGCGCCGGCCGGGGAGCGGGCGGCGGACGGGACCCGGGGCGGCCGGCCGGAAGGAGCCGTCCGGGACCGCGCGGCGGTCGGTCGCGAGGGCCGCAGCCAGGGCATGGGCGGCGCGGCGGCAGGGCGAGCGGGCGGGGCCGCGGACACCCGCGGGGTGGGGCGCCGCCGCTCCGCCGCCGGACTCGGCCGGACGGCGGGCGGGGTCCGGATCCCGGGTCAGCCCGTCGCCACCGCCCGCACCAGCGTCCCCCCCGCCGTCCGCGTGAACAGCTGGAGCGACCGGTCCGCGGCCGCCGCGGCCACCGGTCCGGTGTCCGCGCCGCCCGCAGCCGGCGTCGGCAGCGCCCCCGACGGGCCGGCCCCCGCGGACTGCGCGCCGCCGGCGAAGACGTAGAGCCGGCCGGCGGCGGCGACGGCCTCGGGTCGCCGGCCGGCCGCCGCCAGGCCGTCCACCACCGAGGACGGCCGCCACGCCCCGGCGGAGTACGGCAGCCGCAGCACCGCCCCGTCGGACCGGCGTACGACGAAGGCGTCCAGGCTGCCGGCCGCCCGGGAGACCAGCGCGGGGGCGGCGGTGATCCGGCCGGCTGTGGGCACGAGCGCCCAGGCGTTCCAGCGGCCGTCGACCAGGGAGGCGGTGACGAGGTCGCCGCCGACCCGGCCCACCAGGTCGATCCGGCCGGGCTCGGAGGAGGCCGCGGCGGGGGCCGCGTCGAAGCGGGTCCGCTCGTCCACCTGCGACCAGGCGTTCCAGTAGCCGCCGGACAGGGTGCGGCGGTAGAGCAGGCCGTCGGTGCCGAGCGAGAACAGGTCGATCCGGCCGGCCCTGGCCGAGGCGACGGCCGGGTCGTCGTCGGTGCTTATCCCGGTGAGCCGGTGCCACGGGCCGTAGCCGGTGGCGTCGTGCACGACGTACCAGACGTTCTTGTCGGCGCCCCTGGCGAAGATGTACGTCGCGCCGTCCATGACCAGCGCCCGCGGGCCGCCGGTCAGCCGGACCGCGGCGGCCGGCACGTCCTGGAAGGCGGACCACTGCGGGAGGGCGACGGGCACGCCGGTGACGCCCTGCGGGGACGGAGCCCCCGCGGTGGGGGCGTTCGGGGTGGTGGCATCGCCGGCCGGCGCGCTCGGCGACGGCTCGGGCTGCTGGTCGTCGCGGGAGGTGCCGGAGTCGCCGTTGCCGGCGCCCGCTGCGGCGATGCCCCAGCCGCCGATGCCGACCACCGCGAGGGCGGCGGCGGCAGCCGCGGCGACCTTGATACGGCGCTGGCGCAGTGCCTCGGACACCGCTCGGTGGCGCGGCCCCGCCGGGCGCCCGGGGGTGGCGCCGCGGGACCGGCCCGCCGCGCGGCCGGCCACCGCCAGCTCCTCGGCGGTGGGCAGCTTGATGCTGGTGTGGGTGTCGCGGCTGGAGTCGGGGGCGGCGCCGCGGACCAGCGGTACGGCGCCGCGCCTGCGGTCCGGTCCGGAGCCCGCGCCGGTGCCCGGCCCGCGGCCGGGCCGGAAGGGCGGGTCGGCGGGGCCGTCGGCGCCGTAAGGAGTCTGCGCGGCGCTGCCCTCGCCGCCGGGCGCCGCCACGTCCAGGGCGGGCGCCCCGGCCAGCCCCGGCAGCAGGTCGCGCAGCCGGGTGCCCAGCTCCCCGGCGGTCAGCCGTGACGCGGGCGCCTTGGCGAGGCACTGGGCGAGCACCTTCCACAGCTTCCCGGACAGGCCCGGCAGCGGCTGCACGGTCTCGGTCACGTGCCGGCGCAGCACCGCGCCCGGGTGGCCGCCGCCGAACGGGGTGAAGCCGGCCAGCAGTTCGTACAGCACGGTGGCCAGGGCGTAGATGTCGACCGAGGCGCGCGGCGGCAGGCCCTCGATGATCTCCGGGGCGAGGTAGTCGGGGGTGCCGATGATCCGGGTGGCGCGGGTACGGCGCGGGGAGTCGACCAGGCGGGCGATGCCGAAGTCGGTGAGCAGGGCGGGCGGGGCGCCGCCGGGGCCGGCCGGGGCCGCTGAGTCCAGCAGGACGTTCTCCGGTTTGACGTCCCGGTGCACGACGCCCGCCGCGTGCGCGGCGGCCAGCCCGTCGGCGACGTCGGCGGCGATGGCCACGGCCGCCTCCGGGGTCAGCCGGCGTTCGCGCTCCAGCCGGGAGCGCAGGTCGGTGCCGCGCACCAGGTCCATCACCAGAGCCAGGTCGGCGCCGTCCACCACCAGGTCGCGGATGCCGACGATGTGCGGGTCGTCAAGGGAGAGCAGCGCGGTGCGCTCCTGGACGAAGCGCCCGACGAGGTCCTGGTCGGAGGCCAGGTCCTCGCGCAGCAGCTTGATCGCGACCGGCCCCTCGGGGCCCTCGCCCAGCCACACCGTGCCCGCGGACCCCCTCCCGAGCACCTGGTGTGCGGTGTACCGGCTGCCGATCTTCCTGGCCAAGGCTGCTCCGACTCCTCCGAAAGTCCGTCGCGTTGGCGACAAAACTACGCGGCTCGGCGGCTGTTCGGGGTACGTGCGGGCGGTGCGGAGGCGTATCTGCGGAGAAATCACCCTCTGGAAGTCGACATGTCGCCAGCATCGGCTGTCCTTGGCGTGATCACACCGCTTCCGGCGGAGCCGCGGCGGGCGGCCGCCGACTGCTCGGCCGCCCTTGCCGCACGCGACGGCGGACCGCCGGACGGCATGCCGCGCCGCCGGACCTGAGCCGCCGGCCGACCGGGCGGCCGTGGACGGCAGCAGGACACCGGCGCGACACCCGGCCGCGCCGACCGCCGCGGGCCGCCGGGCGCCCGACCGCGCGGACCGACCACCCCAGGCCGCGAGCCGCCCCCGGACGGCGGTCAGTCGTTGCCGCCCGCGTCGCCGGTGATCCGGGACGCCTGGTCCCACAGGGTGTTGACCCAGCCCGACGCCGCGTCCCACAGGTTGCGGGTACTGTCCACCCACTGCGGGAGCGGCGTGGTGTACCAGACGAGGACGAAGATCGCGACGAGGACCAGGATCACCACCAGGCAGCCCTTGAGGCAGCCCAGGCCCGGGATCTTCATTGGGTTGGCGCTGCCCCGGCTGCGCCCGCGGGGTTCACGCGGCTCGCGGCCCCTGGGCGGCTCGGGAGCCGGGGCGGGCGGGCGCGGGCGCTCGTACGGGCGGGGCTCGTACCGCTGCTGGCGGCCGGGCGGCTGGGGCGCGGGGCGGCGCTGCTGGGGCTGGGGCTGGGGCGGCCTGGGCTGCCGCTGGGGGTAGCCGTAGCCCTGGGCGCCCTGCCCCTGCTGCCCCTGCTGCGGGTACCCGTACGGCGGCGGCTGCTGCCCGTACCCCGGCGGCCGCTGCTGCTGGGGCGGCTGGGGCGGCTCGGGGGCCGGCTGGCGGCGCGGGCGGCGGCGCAGCGGGTCCAGCTCGGGCGGCAGCTGCTGCTGGACCTCGGTCTGCTCGTTGCGGTGGCGCGCCGCGCTCAGCTGCGACTCCCACGGGTGCGGGCCCTGCGGCGGCTGCGGCGCGTCCCCGGGGGCGGCGGGCAGCACCCGGGTGCCGTCGGCGGCGGGCGCTTCGGACGGCAGGACGCTGGTGGCCGCGTTCGGGTCGTGGCCGCCGTAGGAGGGACCGGCGGGGCCGGACGGCAGCACCTGGGTGGGGGCGGAGTCGGC
Coding sequences within it:
- the prfB gene encoding peptide chain release factor 2, with amino-acid sequence MAIVDVSEELKSLSSTMGSIEAVLDLDRMRADIAALEEQAAVPSLWDDPESAQKITSRLSHLQAELRKVEALRGRIDDLSVLFELAESEADADAQAEAEAELESVRKALDEMEVRTLLSGEYDAREALVNIRAEAGGVDAADFAEQLQRMYLRWAERHGYATEVYETSYAEEAGIKSTTFVVKAPYAYGTLSVEQGTHRLVRISPFDNQGRRQTSFAGVEVLPVVEQSDHVEIDESELRIDVYRASGPGGQGVNTTDSAVRITHLPTGIVVSCQNERSQIQNKASAMNVLQAKLLERRRQEEQALMDSLGKSDGGNSWGNQMRSYVLHPYQMVKDLRTDHEVGNPHGVLDGDIDGFIEAGIRWRKSHDKAAV